A genomic region of Chryseobacterium sp. KACC 21268 contains the following coding sequences:
- a CDS encoding DUF1232 domain-containing protein, whose product MKYSKLKLAQEAIKHKGFLQKIPSVIRMFKLWYRGEYKMKFTDVLIPALALIYVISPIDIIPDFVPVVGALDDLAILALAIPMLMKEVDKFLLWESQLRKGNREIQDAEIVE is encoded by the coding sequence ATGAAATATTCAAAATTAAAATTAGCTCAAGAGGCCATCAAACACAAAGGATTTCTCCAAAAGATTCCTTCTGTGATTCGGATGTTCAAATTATGGTACAGAGGCGAATACAAAATGAAATTCACCGATGTCCTGATTCCCGCATTGGCATTAATCTATGTTATATCACCAATCGATATCATTCCGGATTTCGTACCTGTTGTAGGGGCTTTGGATGATTTGGCAATCTTGGCTTTGGCCATTCCAATGCTGATGAAAGAAGTGGACAAATTCCTGCTTTGGGAAAGCCAACTCAGAAAAGGCAACCGCGAAATTCAGGACGCTGAAATAGTAGAATAA
- a CDS encoding NifU family protein, translating into MDNNTNQIQEELVTKVMDALESIRPFLQKDGGDIELVDVQEKKVFVKLLGSCSSCGISSSTMKLGVESTIKQHAPEIEEVISV; encoded by the coding sequence ATGGATAATAATACAAATCAAATTCAGGAAGAACTGGTAACCAAGGTGATGGATGCTTTGGAAAGCATTCGTCCGTTTTTGCAGAAAGACGGTGGCGATATTGAATTGGTTGACGTTCAGGAGAAGAAAGTGTTCGTAAAACTATTGGGAAGCTGTTCCAGCTGTGGTATCAGCAGTTCTACGATGAAGCTGGGTGTGGAAAGTACCATCAAGCAACACGCTCCGGAGATTGAAGAAGTCATCAGCGTTTAA